A single window of Populus nigra chromosome 17, ddPopNigr1.1, whole genome shotgun sequence DNA harbors:
- the LOC133676934 gene encoding jasmonate-induced oxygenase 2-like, translating into MMNCLQSWPEPVVRVQSLAASGIQAIPERYVKPPSHRPLSNSDFSPPQEVNIPVIDFQNVFSNDQRLREEALRCIYRACSEWGFFQVVNHGVSHELMKGVREIWREFFNLPVEVKQEYANSPATYEGYGSRLGVEKGASLDWSDYFFLHYMPVSLRNQNKWPATPASCRELVAEYGREVVKLGGKLMKAFSMNLGLEEDFLLDAFGGEENVGACLRVNYYPKCPQPDLTLGLSPHSDPGGMTILLPDENVAGLQVRRKDSWVTVKPAPNAFIINIGDQIQVLSNAIYQSVEHRVIVNSNKDRVSLAFFYNPKSDLLIEPSKELVTVDRPALYPPMTFDEYRLYIRTKGPCGKKQVESLKSPRPCNEC; encoded by the exons atgatgaactGCTTGCAGAGTTGGCCAGAACCTGTGGTTCGAGTCCAATCTTTAGCCGCAAGTGGTATCCAGGCAATCCCAGAGCGTTATGTTAAGCCACCTTCTCACAGACCGTTATCAAACAGTGATTTCTCACCACCTCAGGAGGTCAACATTCCTGTTATTGATTTCCAAAACGTTTTCTCTAACGACCAACGCCTCCGCGAAGAGGCCCTCCGTTGTATCTACAGAGCCTGTAGTGAATGGGGCTTCTTTCAAGTAGTGAACCATGGTGTGAGCCACGAACTGATGAAGGGGGTTCGTGAGATTTGGCGCGAGTTCTTTAACCTGCCAGTAGAAGTGAAGCAAGAGTATGCTAACAGTCCTGCTACGTATGAGGGGTATGGTAGCCGGTTGGGCGTGGAGAAAGGAGCAAGTCTTGATTGGAGTGATTATTTCTTCCTTCATTACATGCCTGTTTCTCTCAGAAACCAAAACAAGTGGCCTGCAACCCCAGCTTCTTGCCG GGAATTGGTAGCTGAGTACGGCCGCGAGGTGGTTAAACTTGGTGGAAAGCTGATGAAGGCATTCTCTATGAACCTTGGCCTGGAAGAGGACTTCCTCCTTGATGCTTTTGGCGGAGAGGAAAATGTCGGTGCATGTTTAAGGGTTAATTACTATCCAAAGTGTCCACAGCCAGACCTCACACTAGGCCTCTCGCCGCACTCCGACCCTGGTGGAATGACCATTCTCCTGCCTGATGAAAACGTGGCTGGACTGCAAGTCCGTAGAAAGGACAGTTGGGTCACCGTTAAGCCAGCACCAAACGCCTTTATTATAAACATAGGGGATCAAATCCAG GTACTGAGCAATGCCATCTACCAGAGCGTGGAGCACAGGGTAATTGTGAATTCTAATAAAGATAGAGTCTCTCTTGCCTTCTTCTATAACCCCAAGAGTGACTTGCTCATTGAACCATCCAAGGAACTCGTCACCGTCGACCGGCCGGCCCTCTACCCACCGATGACATTCGATGAATACAGACTTTACATTAGGACAAAGGGTCCCTGCGGCAAGAAACAAGTTGAATCCCTAAAATCTCCTAGACCATGTAATGAATGTTGA
- the LOC133676564 gene encoding myb family transcription factor PHL7-like produces MGRSRSDGCSKERLRWTQELHDRFEEAVNKLGGPDRATPKGILRAMGIPGLTIYHVKSHLQKYRISKFIPETNRGKFERRNISEMLPNFSATSGAQLNEALLMQMEVHRRLSDQLVVAT; encoded by the exons ATGGGTCGAAGTCGCTCCGACGGATGTAGCAAAGAGAGATTGCGTTGGACACAAGAACTACATGATCGGTTCGAAGAGGCTGTTAATAAACTTGGTGGTCCTGATA GAGCAACACCGAAAGGTATCTTGAGGGCTATGGGCATCCCTGGATTGACTATCTACCATGTCAAGAGCCATTTGCag AAATACAGAATCTCGAAGTTTATCCCAGAAACCAACA GAGGCAAGTTTGAAAGGAGAAATATTTCAGAAATGTTACCGAATTTCAGTGCAACATC AGGTGCTCAACTAAATGAAGCGTTACTGATGCAAATGGAGGTCCATAGGCGACTGAGTGATCAACTTGTGGTAGCAACATAA
- the LOC133676563 gene encoding PHD finger protein ALFIN-LIKE 1-like, whose amino-acid sequence MEMASSARTVEEIFKDFSARRAAVVRALTYDVDAFYGLCDPDKENLCLYGHPSETWEVALPAEEVPPELPEPALGINFARDGMNRKDWLSLVAVHSDSWLLSVAFYLGARLNRNERKRLFSLINDLPTVFEVVTERKPVKEKPSVDSGSKSRGSIKRSSDGQMKSNPKLMEDSYEDEEDHTETLCGSCGGNYNADEFWIGCDVCERWYHGKCVKITPAKADSIKQYKCPSCMKRSRS is encoded by the exons ATGGAAATGGCTTCAAGCGCACGAACTGTAGAGGAGATCTTCAAAGATTTCAGTGCTAGAAGAGCTGCTGTTGTGCGTGCTTTAACTTAtg aTGTGGATGCTTTTTATGGACTCTGTGATCCAG ACAAGGAGAATTTGTGTCTGTACGGACATCCAAGTGAGACATGGGAAGTAGCCCTGCCAGCAGAAGAAGTTCCACCAGAGCTCCCTGAACCTGcccttggaattaattttgctAGAGATGGGATGAACAGAAAAGACTGGCTTTCTCTTGTTGCTGTGCACAGTGATTCATGGTTGCTTTCGGTGGCTTTCTATCTCGGTGCTCGTCTTAATCGGAATGAGAG GAAACGACTATTCAGCTTGATCAATGATCTGCCTACTGTCTTTGAAGTTGTAACAGAAAGGAAGCCTGTGAAAGAAAAGCCTAGTGTAGATAGTGGAAGCAAATCTCGAGGCAGCATAAAG AGATCAAGTGATGGACAAATGAAAAGCAACCCTAAGCTTATGGAAGATAGTTACGAGGATGAAGAAGACCACACTGAAACGCTATGTGGGAGCTGTGGTGGAAATTACAATGCTGACGAATTCTGGATTGGCTGCGATGTCTGCGAGAGGTGGTACCATGGAAAATGCGTGAAGATAACACCCGCTAAGGCTGACAGTATTAAGCAATACAAGTGTCCATCTTGTATGAAGAGGAGCCGGTCATAG